Proteins from a single region of Anaerolineae bacterium:
- a CDS encoding protein kinase has protein sequence MLWNCPKCGAEQPQEANFCISCGMPLRTYCPRCDTPIRAGARRCGRCGTPLADPLSFSELFEIPTILQGRYEIEQRLKRGYTTAVYLARDLRLGRHCIVKEFNPRRLVDELERDEAQRSFQAEVARWAQIHHPNLARIQGMFIQADHPYLVMEWVRGRSLRHLITDPSVEIREADAVAWVLQICEALAVLHAQNPPLIFGDLNPGHVMITADGQVKLIDFGLSAWFTPWDRGIPRYRGSPGYAAPEQRERWEADARSDLYALGGLLYYALTRQAPNQPPIRLNELSPALAEVVRQARQRDPERRFSSAQAMQEALARAVHLPSHKPAVIQASSGRVAEQPTPDPWSALRAQLREQANADWLRTVRRFYGGQILDWLRREAHRLGKEGQTQAVRQVEAAVAEAESLLAQGELEDALGRQVIVARWLTRIGAGSASPELSLQPQRLAFGELTRRVVKRAVLRLRNTGPTMLVGEVQSLAPWLEVRDARFACGPDEEARVTVVALGKRLPSENVRAVRALHVITNRGEVWMPASASLVVPKLAISPEALDFGQVVHGQTADAELIVANQGGGEVEGTIQSAVPWLSVMPDRFHVPSRERQTIRVRFHGGLAPMEMQGAADVLLVNSDDGRVKLPVRWRWAEPGLMLTPTVLLWGEQRREAQPEMSLTITNSGTAVLEGAVRSRCSWVHVTPEAFTCPPGRSVTIAVRATLGELPPGRTSVGEALVIESNAGRRTVSASVDILAPELQVKPPSLDLGEVMWGEASQAALRIANRGSLPLMAQLESLFPWLHVEPAEVVCPPGALTRVKVEARTEEMLHGGEWHAVPGIRVESNAGRREIPISLLVRKPELQLTPEFLDFGVIPRQGVGQTMLFISNPGTAPLTWSLSSDALWLEVPTSQGITNPGETSQVHLYAYGLAVPADQDEAQMSLIIESDVGEQVVHGIVMIARPQLWVDPLRLDLGISANYAPVEGLLSLFNRGLGDLTGTVQTTVPWLTVEPVEFQVPTGGQQPILVRAIPDGLREGETLVEGALEVVSNAGRERVDVRLEIRLSGELVIEPQGLLWRQGEMAPVLRLRNVGRAPISVLIRPQASWLHVNHQVLMIKPGRIATVQFTLDEAILPSAPIVETELVLDWAGQIVRIPVVVETYAFVARLRPDDASISSIEN, from the coding sequence ATGTTATGGAATTGTCCCAAATGCGGCGCCGAACAGCCCCAGGAAGCTAACTTTTGTATCTCATGCGGAATGCCCCTCCGCACCTATTGCCCTCGCTGTGACACGCCTATTCGGGCCGGCGCTCGCCGCTGCGGGCGGTGCGGCACACCACTGGCCGATCCGCTTTCCTTCTCGGAGCTGTTCGAAATACCTACCATCCTGCAAGGCCGCTATGAGATCGAGCAACGCCTGAAGCGAGGATATACCACTGCAGTCTACCTGGCCCGTGATCTGAGGCTGGGACGCCATTGCATCGTTAAAGAGTTCAACCCGCGCCGGCTAGTGGATGAGCTCGAACGAGACGAGGCCCAACGCTCGTTCCAAGCTGAAGTCGCACGCTGGGCCCAGATTCACCATCCCAACTTGGCCCGCATCCAAGGCATGTTCATCCAGGCCGACCACCCTTATCTGGTCATGGAGTGGGTGCGCGGACGGAGCCTCCGCCATCTAATCACCGATCCCAGCGTGGAAATCCGTGAGGCTGATGCCGTAGCTTGGGTGTTACAGATCTGTGAAGCATTGGCCGTCTTACACGCTCAGAACCCGCCGCTTATCTTCGGGGACCTAAATCCTGGACATGTGATGATCACGGCAGATGGGCAAGTTAAGCTGATAGACTTTGGGCTCAGCGCCTGGTTTACGCCGTGGGATCGGGGGATCCCGCGCTACCGGGGCAGCCCTGGCTATGCCGCTCCTGAGCAACGCGAGCGATGGGAGGCGGACGCCCGCAGCGATCTCTACGCGTTGGGTGGTCTGCTTTACTACGCGCTGACCCGTCAGGCCCCTAATCAGCCTCCTATCCGCCTGAACGAGCTGTCACCCGCGCTGGCGGAGGTCGTTCGGCAGGCGCGTCAGCGCGATCCAGAACGTCGATTCTCATCGGCACAGGCTATGCAAGAGGCCCTGGCAAGAGCCGTCCATCTACCCTCTCACAAACCTGCAGTGATTCAGGCCTCATCTGGCCGCGTCGCTGAGCAGCCTACACCTGATCCCTGGAGCGCGCTGCGCGCTCAGCTCAGGGAGCAAGCCAATGCCGACTGGCTGCGCACGGTGCGGCGCTTCTACGGAGGACAGATCCTCGACTGGCTGCGGCGTGAGGCACACCGGCTGGGAAAAGAGGGGCAGACTCAGGCTGTGCGACAGGTCGAGGCCGCAGTGGCAGAGGCGGAATCGCTGCTAGCCCAGGGAGAATTGGAGGATGCGCTGGGCCGTCAGGTGATCGTCGCCCGCTGGCTGACGAGGATCGGGGCGGGCTCCGCCAGTCCAGAATTGAGCCTCCAGCCGCAGCGCTTAGCATTTGGGGAGCTGACGCGCCGAGTGGTCAAGCGCGCTGTGCTGCGCCTTCGCAATACTGGCCCCACAATGTTAGTGGGCGAGGTGCAAAGCCTGGCGCCATGGCTGGAGGTCCGTGATGCTCGCTTTGCCTGTGGGCCGGATGAGGAGGCCCGCGTGACCGTGGTCGCCCTGGGCAAACGACTGCCATCAGAAAATGTACGAGCCGTGCGCGCCTTGCACGTGATCACCAACCGCGGCGAAGTATGGATGCCGGCCTCAGCCAGCCTAGTGGTGCCGAAGCTGGCCATCAGCCCCGAGGCGCTCGACTTCGGGCAGGTAGTTCACGGCCAGACCGCCGATGCCGAGCTCATCGTCGCCAACCAGGGCGGAGGCGAGGTCGAGGGAACCATCCAGAGCGCCGTCCCCTGGCTTTCAGTGATGCCAGATCGCTTTCACGTCCCATCGAGGGAGCGGCAGACGATTCGCGTGCGCTTTCATGGAGGCCTGGCACCAATGGAAATGCAAGGGGCCGCCGACGTCCTGCTGGTGAACAGCGATGATGGCCGGGTGAAACTCCCTGTGCGCTGGCGATGGGCTGAGCCGGGGCTGATGCTAACCCCCACCGTGCTCCTCTGGGGAGAGCAAAGGCGCGAGGCGCAGCCCGAAATGAGCCTGACGATCACCAACTCAGGTACGGCGGTACTGGAGGGAGCCGTCCGCTCGCGCTGTTCATGGGTGCACGTGACGCCCGAGGCTTTCACCTGCCCGCCTGGCCGATCGGTCACGATAGCAGTGAGGGCCACCCTGGGCGAGCTGCCGCCAGGTCGTACCAGCGTCGGTGAGGCGTTGGTCATCGAGAGCAACGCAGGGCGACGAACGGTGTCAGCCTCTGTGGATATCCTGGCCCCTGAACTGCAAGTCAAGCCCCCCTCTCTGGACCTGGGCGAGGTGATGTGGGGCGAGGCCAGCCAGGCGGCTCTGCGCATCGCCAACCGAGGATCACTGCCGCTGATGGCTCAGCTGGAGAGTCTGTTCCCTTGGCTACATGTGGAGCCGGCGGAGGTCGTTTGCCCGCCGGGTGCGTTGACCCGTGTGAAGGTAGAAGCGCGCACCGAGGAGATGCTTCACGGTGGTGAGTGGCATGCGGTGCCAGGCATACGCGTCGAGAGCAACGCCGGGCGCAGAGAAATCCCGATCTCTCTGCTGGTCCGTAAGCCGGAGCTACAATTGACGCCGGAGTTTCTGGATTTCGGTGTCATCCCTCGTCAAGGAGTGGGGCAGACTATGCTCTTCATCAGCAACCCGGGCACGGCGCCGCTCACCTGGTCCCTCTCCAGCGACGCGCTCTGGCTAGAGGTACCCACATCTCAGGGCATCACCAACCCTGGGGAGACGTCTCAAGTGCACCTGTACGCTTACGGGCTAGCCGTACCCGCCGATCAGGATGAGGCCCAGATGAGCCTGATCATCGAAAGCGACGTAGGTGAGCAGGTGGTGCACGGCATCGTAATGATAGCTCGCCCGCAGTTATGGGTAGACCCACTGCGGCTGGACCTGGGCATCAGCGCCAACTATGCGCCGGTGGAAGGCCTGCTCAGCCTCTTCAACCGCGGCCTGGGCGATCTCACTGGCACCGTTCAGACCACTGTGCCCTGGTTAACAGTGGAGCCGGTTGAATTTCAGGTTCCAACCGGCGGGCAGCAGCCGATCCTCGTGCGCGCCATACCGGATGGCCTGCGCGAGGGCGAGACGTTGGTAGAAGGGGCGCTGGAAGTTGTCAGCAACGCTGGCCGAGAACGGGTGGATGTGCGCTTAGAGATCCGCCTCAGCGGTGAGCTGGTAATCGAGCCGCAGGGACTTCTCTGGAGGCAAGGGGAAATGGCACCCGTGCTACGGCTGCGCAATGTGGGGCGCGCGCCTATCTCGGTGCTCATTCGGCCGCAGGCGAGCTGGCTGCATGTGAATCATCAGGTGTTAATGATCAAGCCTGGCCGGATCGCTACAGTGCAGTTCACTCTGGACGAGGCGATTTTGCCCTCTGCTCCCATCGTCGAAACAGAGCTTGTGCTAGATTGGGCTGGCCAGATCGTACGCATACCAGTAGTGGTAGAGACTTATGCCTTTGTGGCGAGGCTTCGGCCTGATGACGCCAGCATATCATCTATTGAGAATTGA